Genomic window (Lynx canadensis isolate LIC74 chromosome A1, mLynCan4.pri.v2, whole genome shotgun sequence):
catgttgggctctatgctgggtgtgaagcctgcttaagattctctgtctctctttctccctcccctgctcaaacgtgctctctctctctctctctctcaaaacaacttatttttaaaaaaaatttcttttggggtgcctgggtagctcagtcggttgagtgtcagactttggctcaggtcatgatctcatggttcatgggttccagccccgtgtcgggctctgtactgacagctcagggcctggagcctgctttgaattctgtgcctccctttctctctctgctcctcccctgctcacactctgtctctctctcaaaaataaataaagatgaaaaaatttttaaaaatttcttttaatgtctatttacttttgagagagagagagagaacgagcaagctgaagagaggcagaaagagagggagacaaagaatccgaagcaggctccagactctgagctgacagcacaaagcatgatgcggcgcttgaactcatgaaccacgagaccatgacctgagccgaagtcaaacacttaacctattgagacacccaggtgcccctctcaaaaaaaaaaaaaaaaaacttattaaaaaaaatcatcatcatcatcatcaccaccaccaccaccaccaccacacgtTGCAGAATAAACTAATGAGCATCTCTTAGCACTACAGGCACTAGGTGGTGGAAGACTTCATCCTACTACCTGGGTTGAACTACATCTTTCTACTGACATGTTTGGGTCTACACTATTCTCACAGGGCATTGTGGGCTTTGGAATTCTCTAGATTTGTTTTTTCTCCGCTCCCATTTTGTCATGTTGGCTCCACTCTCCCACCCCTTTCGGTTGTGTACTGCTATCCTTTTCCAGTGGCTTTCCTGCTatcttctctcccctccaggCTCACCCACAACCTCTTCCTGGTTCCTAGTGCAGACGGAAGTACACTGGATGAAGGGCTCCCCTATTATATGGGCCTGGCACCTCCTGTGCCCTTAGATTCGGCCCAATTACCTTCACCCTCAAAGTTCCTGTAACTTTTCTTCTCCTAGTTCCTTAACTGGCCTACTGGCTGCTAGGCAATCCTAGGCCCCCCTGCCTAAATTGTTCTTGTCTCTCGCTGCTCAGGGAGATCTTAATCATCCTTCAAGGCTTGAGTCAAATCTACCGCTTCCACGAAAGCCGCgacatttccctctccccttcctgaaTTGCTGCTTCAGCCTCTAAACCCCACAGGGCTTCTCTTCTCATTCCATGTCACCATGTCACCCCCTCTCCCCTAATCAATCCTAAACTCTTCTAGGTAGAAGCCCAGGTCATAAACGTCCCGTTATCCCCATCCTTTCAGCACACATCTGGGGTGGCTGCGCCGCATGTTGCAGAGGGCAACCCCCCGCCCCTGAAGCTGTTACCCCAATCGGCAAGATGGGCTAACAGCAGCTACGCCTCCCCGGGTTTCTGCGTGGATTAAGAGATGCCCGGTGGCGGAAAGCGCTCCAGAGCGTTCCTCCAGgttgttgggggcggggggcgagggGGTTCTCGCTTGGCCCCTCTGCAGCGTGGGTCGGCGGGAacgcgccgggggcggggccacgCGAGGGCTCCCGGGAGTTGTAGTCCGTGCGCGAGTTTGCAGTCTCCGCAGGCTCCGCGCGGAGACCGGAGGACTCGCCTGGGAAGGTGGCGGGGGCCTGCGGGGCGCGAGGAGCTGGGCCCCGGGCTGGCCCCGGGCGGGGATGGGGCACAGCGCGGGCAACCGGTATGGCCCTGCCGCTGCTGCTGGGGCAGCTGCTGGCGCTGATGGGCCCCGGGGACGCGTTCTACCTCGAGGTCCGCGAGCTGGAGGAGAAGTGCTTCATCCAAGAGATCCCCGATGGTACCGTGGTCATAGGTGCGCGTCTCGGCCAGTCCTGGCCTTGCCCTCCCTGCACCTAGAGTCCtgagaggggagggaaatgggTGGCACCAGCTCAGGCCCATATCTTCCCTTCCCTGCCGGGGGTAGGGCTCAGAGGGATGGGTGGACAGCAGTCTGGCCAAGGCATCCTTTCTCTTGCCTGTGCCGGGGATGGGGGCCCTAGGAGGCTAGTCTGAACCAGACTGGAATGATGGCAGAGAAGTGGggctggagaagggaggagaggccgAGGGCCGTGGTCGGTCTCCTCAGACTCAAGATCTTCCTGTTCCTCCCCTGACCACTGGGACTCCATCATGGGTATGGATGGGATTGCACCTCCGTTGCCTCTCCATTAGGTAACTACAAGACGGAGCTATACGACCCTGCTATGGAAAAGTACCAGCCCTCCCCCCAGTGGATCAATTTATTCGTGTTTGTGAAGGACCCGGAGAACAAGGTGAGGCAGGCCTTTACTCCTTGCAGCCTTCCAccgggcccccacccccaggcccccagaGTCAATGTGTAGCCTTCTCTAGTCCTTCATTTCTCACAGAAGGATCTGTCTTCTCACAGGCAGGATAGCTTAAGGAGGGCCATGCTCTTTGCAAACTGTACTCTGTATTGGCAATGCTGGGATCTGAGAATTTCTGGCCAAACTGATGTCCTTTCTTTCACTGTCCCCTCTGGCCTGTGGGGGTGTAGACCTGGGATACCCCTACAATTCTCCTGGAAGCAGGTGTATGGCTAACATCTCTGTGCTCACTGGAGGCTGCTTCCTCTAGAACCTTCTGGCCCGTCAGTACGGCCCTCAGGGCAGCTTCACCTTCACCTCCCAGTCTCCAGGAGAGCACCAGATCTGCCTCCACCTTGAATCTATCCGGTTCGCCCTCTTCTATGATGGCAAGCTGGTGAGTGTGGCAGGTGGGAGGTCCACCGTCCCCAGGGGCTCAATTTCTCTGCCTCTAGAGTGAGAAGGGTGCAGTGGGTGGTGCCTGTTGAGTAGGGCTGGGACTTTACATGAAGTAAGCACATGGGGAACAGATCTTGAGGATAAAAGGAGACCTTGGGAGGGAGTTACTGTGACTTAAAATCCTCCCTCggctccctgccccatccctagTATACAGACTGAGCTTCACCATGTGAAATTCAGAGATGTTCTGCTGATTGCTTCAGGCCTCTCCATTGTCATCTCCCAATACAGGACTTTTAGTAAACTGCCTCAGAGTCTTACCTCTGTTTCCTTTGCCCATGTTGTCCCTATCCTTGGTGTTTTGAATATACAACTCCACACAAGCCGAGTCCCGATCTGGTGTTTGGACGCCCAGAGCAAGGCCAGTCAACAAGTTGGTGTGTGAGGAACAGTGTCAGGCCCAGGCTGGGATGCAGAAGCTAGATTTCCAGCAGGTCCATGGAGCTAAGCTCCCTGACTCCCACCCTTGGTTCCCCCGTTCCAGGCCATTCACTTGGATATGCAGTTGGGTGAACGCAGCAATGATTACGCGGAGTTTGCAGCCAAGGACAAGCTGACCCAGCTGCATCTGCGTGTCCAGCAGCTTGTGGAGCAGGTGGAGTTGATCCAGAAGGAGCAGGAATACCAGAGGGTGAGGGGCTGGGTTGGGCTGGCACAGTTGGGACGGGGGATGTGTCACCTCCTGGGAAGGGAAGCTTCCCGCTCTTCCCCCAGAGTGGGTGGGGGTGCAATTCAGTTCCGGACGCGTATCtactcccttctcccctcccacagTGGCGAGAGGAGCGCTTCCGGCAGACCAGCGAGAGCACCAACCAGCGGGTGCTGTGGTGGTCCATTCTGCAGACCTTCATCCTCGTGGCCACAGGTGTCTGGCAGATGCAGCACCTCAAGAGTTTCTTTAAAGCCAAGAAGCTGGTGTAGGTGGGCCCCAGAAACCCAGCCCCAACTCATTCCCCTTCTGTTCACTGATGGGAAGTGGCCTGGCTTGGTCTATTTCCTGGTTCCCAACCCCTCAACCCTGCAGGGCTTCCTTGCTTActggcagggggacagaggacctctTTGAACTGGTTTCTCAGCCAGCACTTGGGAAAGGATGGGTTTCCCACTAAACGCTTGGTCGGGGAGCTGAAGGATtctgtgtggctctgtgctgctgaGGAGGGAGACGGTGCCCCCATCCCAAGGCTAAACCAGATGGATGAACTATCCCAAGATGGAAAATTAAGAGTGAATTATAAACTGCAGACTCTCTGACCTAAGCATTTATTGCCTCCTACTCTGCAATTCATTCCGGTGTTTTGTTTCTAACCAGATATTGACAGGTGTGTGAGGCCCCACATGTACTGGTGGGGGCTGATCCCAAAATGGATGGGGTGAAGGAAGCTTGTACTCCAAAAGCCTTAGCAACTTGTGGAGTCCTTTCCAGAAAAGTCCAATTTGGGTCCATCTTATGGGTAACCTGAGTGCTTGtgcggatcctctgtctctttctgggGTTGGGTCAAGTTCATGTGCTATTCTAGCCACTTGGACTGCTGGGTTCTTCCAGGAGGTCAGGTGGGCACCTCTGTCTTCCTACTATTTTCTGCcaatctgtgtctctctttgtgaTGTCActggttgatttttttcaggagattctttttctcttttctttccttcttccccctccttccctccttcctttctctctttgttcctttttctttcttcctctttcttccctccttacttcctctttccctccctctttcttccttcctttctttttcttaaacaagATTGGAAGTAATTGTTTCCATTATGTTCAGCATTCCTGTGACTCAGCcttcacatgtgcacacaagtaTAGATAACCAGGCATCTATGTACCCACTGCATCTGCCTGATCTAGCCCACGTTTTACCAAGCCCTCTGCTGGTTGCTCTGTTGGAATATAGTCAGCGCTCATATGAATCTGATGTTTTCTGTCATAAGGAAACTCACTCATCAATAAAATCAAGTCCAAATCATCAAGGCCAAGGGAGACTCCCCATTAGGAGGGGGAAGTTGTGACAAACCCTGCTCTTGGCCCCTGGGACAGACACAACCTCCCCTAAGATACTCTTGAGGGATACTGCAAGCCTTGGAGATGTTGCTCATTTGTGGGTGTGGTCATGACTGGCCTCTGGAAAGTATGAATGGACTGAACTGAAGGCTGAGGGAAACCACTAGAGAGTGACCAGAGTATGTGATCATAGGGTCCATTACCCTTACTTGAAGCtggtgcatatgtgtgtgtgtgtggggggggtgctcTGCTGTCTGCCACAGGAGAAGCAGAGTGATCCAGAAAGGCACACTCTTGCACACGGAGCCTCTGGTCTGACACCAaatgaggcagggcttgaacaaCAGCTAAGGGTGATGCATGCTTCCGAGGAGAAGGCTGTGCACTAAGATTGACATGATTGGAACTCTAGCCTAGTCTAGATGGTCAGGAAATGCTGCTTTTTAGAATTGCATTTATGATTAGGAGTTAGCTGGAAGAAGTGTGTTCTGGCCAGAGGGAATAGCACCTACAGAAGCCCTAAGGCAAAAAAGAATATGGCAATTTGGGGAAACTGAAAGGAGGCCACTATATCATAATCCCGACTCTAAGAGAGACCACAGGACAGATATGGTGTTCGCTGGGGGTATGGGAGGTGAAAGTGAACCTGCCTTCAGCCATACTGCCCCACCAACATGACCTAGAGAGAAGGGGCTTCAGCGAGTGTTACAAGGAGGATGGGGCTGGAAGGAAACAGGGCTTAAGGCTCTCACTGCCTCCAAAGTTAGCAAACAGAGCCTTAGGCACTCCACAACACTAAAAGGAAGGTCCAGAGGTGCTCAGCAGCAGTTGCCGAAAACTTATCTGacagggtgcctcggtggctcaggtgattgagCAGaggattcttgatttctgctcaggtcataatcccagggtcatgggatcgagccctgccacAGGCTCCACgttaagcatggagcctgcttaagattctctctctgtgctcctctccccctctcttgcagggacacactctctctcttaaaaaaaaaaaaaaagcttatctaGCAAGGGAGAAGAGTCTGAGAAGAGGCTGAGATGTGACTGCTTCTGGGAAGGGCTTTCCTTCATTCAGAGCTCCTGCTCTTTCAACTCTTTTGGGGTGACTCCATTGTTAAATGAAAGGGGACAACTAAAGAtttgttttcctgtgttttaaTATCCTTATCTGGCGAAACTAACAGTTGCTTCTTCGTTTTGGAAAGCACTCTGTCCTGTGAAACCTTAAAGTCTGGATGCCACAGCGTTAGAGTTGACAAAATTCTTTGACTGCCAGCACCACAATTAAGGCACCAACCACACCTGTAAGATAGGTGAGTTTCCATTTCACAGACCAGGAAACCGGCTCAGGGAAGCTCAGTGACTTGGCAGTCACGCAGCAGTCGGTAAGAGGTTGAGAGGAGCCGCTAGCACTGCAGCAGCCCAAGCTTGGCCTAGAGCGCAAAGCCGGGCGCGATCTTCTCACAACACCCAACTGTCTTCAGCAGTTCAGCAGATGCGGCAACTAGGAGGGGAAGTACCAGCACCTGCCTGGTCTGGCGCCTAAGCGCAGGGCGGAGGGCTCCGCGGGCTTTGGGGTCGGCTCACCTTGTCCTCTGGGTCCTTCACCTCCACGAACATGCCGAGCCCGGGGGTGGCCGGCTGGTATTCCTCCGCTGCTTGTCATACAGCTGCGTCCGGTAGTTTCCTGGAGGTCAGATGAGCGCGAGGTGGCATGGAGTCGGCCCACGCCAGGACGCGGCGAGACCGGCTGCTCCCGGCTCTGGAAGAGCTGACTCTCCCCACCCCAAGGTCTTGTTCCAAACTCTCCCCCTCCGCCCGCACCTATAATTATGGTCTCGTCTGGAATCTCTTCAATAAAGCTCTTTGTGGTCTCCCCGATATGGAAGTCAAGCCCGCCTTCACTGGGCGCAAAACACCCTTCCCACTCGCACTTGGCATCGACCCTACTCTAGTCTCGGCAGCCGCAGCAGGCGGCGCGTGGTAACCTTGACGCCGCCGCGGGACGTGCCGGGATAGCGAGTTCGACCAGCTGGACTACAAGTCCCGAGATGCCCCGCGGCCTCTGCCGGGCATTACCAGAATAGGGAGCTACTACTGCCTGGAGTCGAATTGGCGCTCCTGAATTGAAACCTTTGCGTGTATCTTCTTGGTGATCCGGCAAGTGGTAGCGATTCTCAGCTTTTTACAGATGCTGCAAGTATCTGCAGTATGTTTGTGGTCGCAGTGAATCATGAGCTCATACAGGATTGAAACCGAGGATCCCTGACTTTCCTGGGCATTGCAAGAGTGCACgaatttatctttgaaaaaaaaaaaaaattaaaaagaggggggcacctgggtggtcagtcctttaagcatccgactcttgatctcggcttaggtcatgatctcacggtttgtgaatttgagccccatgtcaggctttacgctgacagcgcagagcctgcttgggattccctctcttcctcgcctgcttgttctctctctgtctctcaaaataaataaacaaacctaaaacaaaacaaaacaaacaaagcctgGGAGACTCTCTTTACCATTTCCTTGCCTCCCAAACCCATCCACTCCTAAATCTCATCTACTCTGGTCTGTATGGCTCCAGGAACCAGCCCCCCCCTTCCCAACCAGGTAAAGGAGTATTAATGGGGGTCTTGGGGCAGAGTCACCCCGTTTTAGagagctctgtgctcagtgtgagATCAGCAGAGGTCTGAATACCCTGGTTTTACTGTCCTTCCTGGATTTTATACAAATTCTACCGTATTTTGGCAGGTCTTGGAGTTAGCAGTTTATGATTGTGCCATGTCAAGGTTTTACAGAAATCATAGGTGTTCTCTCTAatttacatcttctttggtgttttgtttggCCCTAAGAGGAAAATTTGATGAGAATGTGTTGACATTTCCCCCTCATTGGAAGTCtttacctcatttttctttctttctttctttctttctttctttctttctttctttctttctttctttcttaatgcttatttatttattttggagggagggagggacagagggagagagagagagagaatcacaggcagGATCCCcattgtcactgcagagcccgatatggggctgcatctcaggaactgtgagttcatgacttgagctgaaatcaagagttggatgcttaagtgactgagctacccagaggcCCCACCATTTTTCTTAACAGTAACAATATAACATAATCGTGGTTCATACagtaccttatttttttaaccattcctCTGATGAAGTGGTTAAATTTTCTTCCCCCCTAATTATTTGCTCTTTTGTAttgctgaaataaaaattcatgttcattttctaaaaaagCATTACTGTAGGACATAGTTTTTTGATAAGAGATCACAAAATTGTCCTTTCAAACTTTGTGCCAATTTACAGTCTCAGCAACAGTGTGTCCTGGTGCTTATTCTCCACCCTCTGGTCAAACATTTTCAAGCTTTTTAATCTTTGCAAAATCAGTGgataaaaatttgtatttccctttatttaccactatttcctttccttcccacccttttaatttttttcttttttgtttatttatttatttttgagagagagcacacacagacaggcagagagagagagagggagacatagaatctgaagcagactccaggctctaagctgtcagcacagaacctgacgcggtgcaccaacccatgaaccatgatatcatgacctgagccgaagttggctgcttagccaactgagccacctcggctCCCTCCcgtccttttaatttttgtttcctcagATACTGAGTATGTCTTATTGGTCATTtgatttcttctgtgaattgctGATTGTGTTTTTCTTGGTGTCATTACAACTACATGCTATTAGTGTTGATGTAACCATCATTCAGAATTAACAAATGATTTCAGAgttaataaatgataatattttataagagCTTAtagtatttgtaaaattaaactttttatgttgagataattatagattcacaagAAACAACACAGTTGCAAGAAACAACACAGAGAGATCCAGTGTACCAattacccagtttcccccattGTAAATCTTGCCCAAGTATAATGCAATATCACAAACAAGACATTGACGTTGATacagtcaagacacagaacatttccatcaccacaggAATATAATATTCACCTGTTGTAGCCTACCTTCCTACTCCTTTACCCCATCTTTAACCCCAGATAACAACGAGTCTATGTTCTACATTTCtatgattttgtcatttcaagaatgt
Coding sequences:
- the LOC115514575 gene encoding transmembrane emp24 domain-containing protein 9-like: MALPLLLGQLLALMGPGDAFYLEVRELEEKCFIQEIPDGTVVIGNYKTELYDPAMEKYQPSPQWINLFVFVKDPENKNLLARQYGPQGSFTFTSQSPGEHQICLHLESIRFALFYDGKLAIHLDMQLGERSNDYAEFAAKDKLTQLHLRVQQLVEQVELIQKEQEYQRWREERFRQTSESTNQRVLWWSILQTFILVATGVWQMQHLKSFFKAKKLV